One genomic window of Micropterus dolomieu isolate WLL.071019.BEF.003 ecotype Adirondacks linkage group LG14, ASM2129224v1, whole genome shotgun sequence includes the following:
- the arl4d gene encoding ADP-ribosylation factor-like protein 4D, with protein sequence MGNQLTDIAPNTSFLPNFQSLHVVVIGLDSAGKTSLLYRLKLKEFVKTIPTKGFNTEKIKVAVGASRTINFQVWDVGGQEKLRPLWKSYTRRTDGMVFVVDSTELERMEEAKVELHKITRTSENQGVPVLILANKQDLDSALSVSEVEKLLSVHELSMYTLHHVQSCSAVDGQGLQSGLEKLYEMILKRKRMVKHNRNRKR encoded by the coding sequence ATGGGGAACCAACTGACTGATATCGCTCCTAACACGTCATTCCTGCCAAACTTCCAGTCTCTGCACGTGGTGGTTATCGGCCTTGATTCAGCCGGCAAAACCTCTCTGCTCTACAGGCTCAAACTGAAGGAGTTTGTGAAAACGATCCCCACCAAAGGCTTCAACACGGAGAAGATCAAGGTGGCTGTGGGGGCGTCTCGGACCATAAACTTCCAAGTGTGGGATGTGGGTGGTCAGGAGAAGCTGCGCCCGCTGTGGAAGTCTTACACCCGGCGTACAGACGGGATGGTGTTTGTGGTGGACTCCACTGAGCTCGAGCGGATGGAGGAGGCGAAAGTGGAGCTCCACAAGATCACCCGCACCTCAGAGAACCAGGGGGTCCCTGTGCTCATTTTGGCCAACAAACAGGACTTGGATTCAGCCTTGTCGGTCAGCGAGGTGGAGAAGCTGCTTTCTGTGCATGAACTGAGCATGTACACGCTGCATCACGTGCAAAGCTGCAGTGCTGTGGATGGACAGGGGCTCCAGTCGGGCCTGGAGAAACTTTACGAGATGATcctgaagaggaagaggatggtGAAGCACAATAGGAACAGAAAGAGATGA
- the tmem106a gene encoding transmembrane protein 106A, translating to MVKPGKNSQTTEGPDLTKGAEKVNILRQFHQYGTMSENLTGGACPTCRGTGRIPRDHADQLVAVIPCNDVRLKPRRTNLYVCVSIAVCLFLCCLILFFLFPRSVTVTPVSVLSVMVYFTPNTVEMEVTNLINITNENFVPVQIVEFNIQSLVSKAVVTKTKITNMTAIQSRSQKSYTIQIDLPITDKGLNVYCKSSSFKIHTLFLELQMTMNISYLSHTEQLSLDTFEYIDCGTNSTIPHPVR from the exons ATGGTTAAACCAGGGAAAAACAGCCAAACCACAGAGGGACCTGATCTGACAAAAGGGGCAGAGAAGGTGAACATACTGAGACAATTCCATCAATATGGTACCATGAGTGAAAACTTAACAGGAGGCGCCTGCCCCACATGTCGTGGCACCGGTCGAATTCCCAGAG ACCATGCAGACCAGCTAGTTGCTGTAATACCATGTAATGATGTAAGGCTGAAACCCAGACGCAC GAACCTGTACGTGTGTGTCTCCATAGctgtgtgtctctttctttgCTGTCtgatcctcttcttcctctttccccGGAGTGTCACCGTGACGCCGGTGTCTGTGCTGTCGGTCATGGTCTACTTCACCCCAAATACAGTAGAAATGGAGGTCACC AATCTCATCAACATCACCAACGAGAACTTTGTCCCAGTTCAGATTGTCGAGTTTAACATTCAGAGTCTGGTCTCTAAAGCTGTTGTTACTAAGACCAAGATAACCAATATGACCGCCATCCAGTCCCGCTCACAGAAATCG TACACTATTCAAATTGACCTGCCTATCACCGATAAAGGCTTAAA CGTGTACTGCAAGTCAAGCTCTTTCAAGATTCACACTCTATTTCTGGAGCTCCA AATGACAATGAATATTTCTTATCTCTCTCACACGGAGCAGCTGTCCCTAGACACCTTTGAGTATATTGACTGTGGCACTAATTCAACAATCCCACATCCTGTGAgatga